A region from the Cannabis sativa cultivar Pink pepper isolate KNU-18-1 chromosome 9, ASM2916894v1, whole genome shotgun sequence genome encodes:
- the LOC115723300 gene encoding uncharacterized protein LOC115723300, with the protein MANPSGNHQEPNHASSSFNGGNPVNGNSAPVSAPDSSGAGMAMKHNPGIAMDWTQEEQTVIEEGLAKYASESTIIRYAKIAMLLQNKTVRDVALRVRWMNKKEHSKRRKEEHNLSRKNKDKKERVADPSAKSSHYTARSNVPPYAPPMIPVDNDDGIPFKAIGGATGEILEQTSQVLNQISANIANFQIQDNINLFCQSRDNIFKILNEFKDFPEVMKQMPPLPVKLNEELANTILPRTNNSMQS; encoded by the exons ATGGCAAACCCTTCTGGGAACCATCAAGAACCGAACCATGCCTCGTCTTCGTTCAACGGAGGGAACCCCGTGAATGGAAATTCGGCACCAGTGTCTGCTCCTGATAGTTCCGGCGCTGGTATGGCCATGAAGCACAACCCGGGTATAGCCATGGATTGGACCCAAGAGGAACAGACTGTTATTGAAGAAGGCCTTGCCAA ATATGCCTCAGAATCAACTATAATTCGGTATGCTAAGATTGCCATGCTGCTACAAAACAAGACTGTTCGTGATGTGGCATTACGGGTTAGATGGATGAAT AAAAAGGAACACAGCAAACGAAGGAAGGAAGAACATAACTTATCAAGGAAAAACAAAGATAAAAAG GAAAGAGTTGCCGATCCATCAGCAAAGTCATCACATTACACAGCTCGATCCAATGTTCCTCCTTACGCTCCGCCGATGATTCCTGTGGATAATGATGACGGCATTCCTTTCAAAG CCATTGGTGGTGCCACTGGAGAGATTCTAGAGCAAACCTCCCAGGTGTTGAATCAAATATCTGCAAATATTGCTAATTTTCAG ATACAAGATAACATCAATCTTTTCTGTCAAAGTCGGGACAACATCTTCAAGATTCTAAACGA ATTTAAAGACTTCCCCGAGGTAATGAAGCAGATGCCACCACTTCCTGTGAAACTGAACGAAGAGCTAGCTAACACCATCCTCCCCCGAACAAACAATTCAATGCAATCATGA